In the Neodiprion virginianus isolate iyNeoVirg1 chromosome 2, iyNeoVirg1.1, whole genome shotgun sequence genome, ttttttttctgtacctTCGACTCACCGTACCCGTAAGTATCTCTGACAAATGTTCAACGTTACGTTAAAATAAACGTTTAATAATTACGGTAATTGAATTGGCATCGttggaccgcaatgtgcgtaTGAGAATGGAGTTGATTATTatctgtatatacatatatacatatgttaaGATAAACCAGCGCACATATGTAAGACGGGGAGCGGATCGGTCGCTCCGGAGGTTCCGAGAGTCGCGGTGACACTGATCGGTCGGTCCCTGAAAGGTTCCTCGACGTTCTCCGGAGCCGGCGTCGTCGCCCGGGCGGAGGCCTGACGCCGCAGCCTGAGCCACCGCGCATATCACCTAGTGTTAGATATATAGTAACGACGCTTAGCGCCGTCGATGGCGCGGTCACGACGCTGCcgtcggcgtcggcgtcggcgtcAGCGTCGGCTTCGTCGGTCCTGCGGGGAACGCTTGGCTTTACGGTTTTACATACACAGCCGCCCCCTTATCGTCGCCTGTGTAACGGACGGTTGGAGGTTCAGGTTGAGGTAGCACGGGGAAAGAGGCGTTTCGAAAGGATCGATCCGTTAGGTGAAGAACCCCCGCGCAGCTGCCTCCTTCAACGGGGAAAGGGGGGAAGGTAGGGGTGGTTACTTCTACCACTCGTCGGCTGTCTCTTTTCCTATGGCTATATCTCCACTGACGATGATAAAAAAGGATTAAACATgaagagaaattaaaaaaaaaaaaattacgataaaaaatatagatCTACACGGAGAACGcgaagatgaagatgaagatgaagatgaagaggGATTCATCTGCACGTTTCGTGTGGATCTAAGTTATACCTTATTATTCGGTATTGATGATCAGACGGTTCATCGTCAATCATTCAGTACTTTACAATTGCATAACAGATACGATGATGgtgatggggaaaaaaatctgaaaaactaAAACGAGATTAAGGATCGAGAAAAGCTCCGTCCCATATCCAGCTTCCATGATTTGATATGGatgttttgaaattctgaGATTAAGTTTGATATATAATAAGCAAATTATCGGATTCGTCATACGATATgcatatacatttttcatacgaTATCGATTCAATTGATTCTGGTGCGCAGTTTTGTATAACTAAGAAACTTGAGAAATTTACCAAGATGCGAGTCGACCGATCTCGCCTATCGGATTTAACGGAGAAATTTGTGACGATTCACGATTTTCATGAAGACAATATATAGAGTAGTATGCTTAAGGGTGGAATTACTTTTGGGATCAACAGATTTATTCTCCCAGTCTGTTTTTAAGGATCTTTCCGTTTTTCTATTGCGAAAGTAATACGAAATTCCCAATGAGCTGCGCATTGCCAAACGATTGTAAGagtaatgtgaaaattttcaatctctgGACGATATTTATTCACTGTGAAAGACTTTCAACGTTTCCAGTTGGTTTAAAGACAATTGGGACGCAAAGAAACGATCATAGAGAATTTTTATCCCTTAAAGAAGTTCACACGAATAACAGTAACcataatgaataataaataaacaaagaaaagtgaaaacgtTGGGAAAAAACTTGAGTTCCTTCGTTTTTCTTACATGTTCCAAACCACAAACCATCGAGAAGGGTCTAGAGATAAGAAAACGAAACCGGATATGCTTATTCGTAAGTGTGAGCATTGTCTGTATATGCCTATAAGCGTATAAAGCTTATCACGCCTGACCTGATCGCATAAATTATAGTGTACGTGTGGAAATTGGCACGACTCACGTGGATCAaaaaatacacgtataatacaaCAGACATAAAATTGTGGAGGTGTCCGTTGGcgaaaaacattttctttgaaatttacGATCCTGGTGGATTGCAAAGTATTCCAGGCTCTTGTCTGACGGACAGTGCGAGCTAAatgtttattgtaaacacgacTGGCGAGGCTTGTGTATCTAAGAATAATAAGACCACAGTCAGTAGAATTGGGGCTTCGGTTATATTTTACCGTTAATTTATCGCTACcagcgaaaaaaatatacttatgCAATACGACATTCTCAACCCAAGGTGTGCAATTTagagtatttttttaacacataATACAACGTCGAACGCGGCgatgtttatattttttttttaagcggACTTGCATTTCCTAGTTTACCGCTCGAATCAGATCTaatgaaatttagaaaacCGTTGTAGATTCTCTTACCTTGTCGGAGTCCGTCGTATTTGTGGATCCAAATGACGCGAGGGAGTTTCGATCGAGATTTTCAACGCTGTCGTCCAGGGATGCACACTCCTCGAGGTCTCTGCTGGATCGTTGACTGGAACTCTTCTTCGCAGGACTCTTGGGCATGCTCAAACTGAAATACGTCTCCTGAATGACCTCGCGTAGCCTCTTCACCCACAACTGTTTCGCCTCCAAGGAATTGGCCCTCAAAACAACCCGAGTATCGCTGGTCGGCGCCCGTCCTGTCCAAACTGCAAACTTGCACTCGTCACCCTCGATGTGCTCCGTTACTCCCAGCTCGGAAGTCATCAGGCGACTCTTGTAGATGTACTTGACCTGCAGGTTATTTGGAAAACACTATcatagtaaaataaaaaaaagaggaaaaaaattgttttgacGGTGTAAACTGGATAATCTTTTGACGTCAGCTTCTTCGATTGTTAACTAACCTTTCCAGCTGAATCTTTGACCTCTTTACTGAACAGCAAGTACAATTCAAAAAGGAATATGTGCCGATCTCGACCCTTTCTGATCAGCTGTTTAGGGTCCCAAACTGTGAAAGAGTCCTGAAGCACTACGTCTCCTAGTGTATCTATTCTGACGTCGCAGCCCTCCAGAAGACTCAAATGTAAAGCATCGTTTGCTTTTTTAGGCACGTTTAGCATTACTTCTAAACCATCTTTTATCTCACCCTGACCTTCCTGGCAACAGGCCtgtcaaaataataaaaaaaatttaccgcaCCATTCGTACGCATACGCGATTTGTTTCAGCAATAGAAATCGTCgcttttggtaattgcaaagTACAAAATATCATTGTGCTCTGTACCTGAAGGTCTTTTAAGAGTAGTTGGTACTTTGTGATCCTTTGAACAGGTTTAATCAGATACGCGGCGATGGGATGTTCGACTCTGTGCTTTCGCTGTAAATCTTCAAACCACGTTCCCCCGTGTGCGACTAGTAGTTGATTGCTTTCTGGCTTGTTTTTACAATATGTAACATACATATCGAATTTTGCAGCCTGGAGAGAGGgttatcaattattaataaCGAGTTAGTGAAATTGGGCATCGAGAAAACAATTAACAAAAAGTGCATGACAAATTTTACCCAGGTAACAAAACAGTGACCAACATCCTCTGGCatagtttcatatttttccaaTTCACGTAAGAATATATCGCTATGGAATTGGTAAATCTCTTCCATGTTACTGAATATCATTGATTCTCTTCCCTGTAGTCCGGCAGGAACGTTGCCTCGTCCACTTCTCGTTTCCTCAAAGAAGCATCGAATACATGTTTCCAAATCTTTAACATAGGTTCGCTCGGTTTGTAAGAGTTCGGCCATGATGAACCTggaaatgaaatatatctAGTTATTgccaaaatttaattttcctaCAATTTTATGCTGAGTGTAGACTTGCGCGAAAATCATGAATATTTTGCAATCTTTCTCCATTAACTCACTCTTTTCGACGAGCAGATCGTCTCTTCTCTTCATTTAGCTCTTTCAAATCTTTtcctttgattttttcttccagaAGAGGATCCGAGTTTCTATCAATTGCCAGATCCTTGTGACCGTCATCAGATTGAATTCCCAGATCTCCCTCGATTTGAGTTTTGTAACAATCCATGCGTAAACTAAAGTCCTTGTAGCGTTGATCCACCTCAGCAACAGATTGCTTAATCGCAGCGGCATGAGCATGTCCTTTTTCAACAAGATTGTCAGCTAGCTGAATAAGCAGTTTAACCCTCTCTCGAGTTTCCTGAATGTAAAACGACGATTTCATATGCTATGATTGAACACACTCCGCAGTGataatatgtattttataGCCCGGTAAATTTCCAACCTTTGCAGCTCCTTTAAATTCATTGTGTTCCTGCAGTAGCTGTTCATTTTCCGCgcgattttttccaacatttgTATGCGTAGCGAGATAGAGTTCTCCAGTTTCCCGAATCCATTCTAGAGCCTGCTTTGCACTGCGTTCGAACAATACATATTGATGGCACTGATCAAGGCGCTTCTTTCGCTGTGTCCAGTGCTCCAGAACTTTATTCTCCTTGCTCAGTAGCTCCTCCAGAATACCTACAATATTATCAAGGATGCGAATATTCAAAGGTAAGAAAAGGTTTTGATTCAACAAATAAAATGGATgagtaattttcattattatttctgatGAACTGTTTGAATGTCACTAACTTTTAACTTTGCCCTCAGAGCCGGCACTGCTTGTCTGGTAGCTATAAAATTGTAAACTCCGATTGGTGTATTTGAGGAAAGTTTCTGCAGTACGACGGACCAAAGTGCAAGCTTTAAGAAATGCTTCTTTCTGCTCCTGATGTTTGCCAACCAAAGTAGGAACTTGTCCTCCTTTATCCCCGCTAGCACACCAATCTTCGTCTCGTCTATATTCTCTCTCCAGACTGTCAAGGACCGATCGAACTTGTTCGGCTGTTTTGTAAAAGTTTatactagctgtgacgagcTTGTGTCTTTCCTCGGCGCACGTAACCAGCTGTTGCCATCGTTTCGTTACGTCTTCTGCCACATCTCGTATACTCTTTGGATCATAGTGGTTTGCGCTTACCAATGCATCCGCTCTGTGTTTTACCtgtacattaaaaaaaaatcaatacaagtgtaataaataatagtgCTCCTGCTGACAGATCTTGGAGCTCTCCTACCAATTAAAGAACTTCAATAGTCTGTGTAGCTCGGTGTattgatatatacatatagttaaATGAGTACTGAGTATACAAAGACTAGCTGTACTGTCTCTTGTTTGTCAACGAAACATCGAGGTTTGCACGAGTTGTACCGTAGTTGACGCATTCACCGACAATGATGCAATGTAACATTATCGGTACGGGAGagtattgtgaaaaaaaaaaaaatattattcctaCCTGAACAGCGGATGTATGAGTCTTCTCGATAGCGACTTGGAACTGCTCGTGTTCTAGCCTGAGTTGTTCGGCATCTTGTAGATTTTCCGGTACCCTGAGAGACGCCAGAAGCATAGCTTCTCCGTTGCGAATCCAATTAGCAACATGGGTTGCATCCGCTTGAAGTTGAACAAGCTGAGCCGCCTGCTCTAAACGAACCCGACGCATCTCGGCGAGATCTTCCGCATCCATTTCTCGctcgtttaaaaattctaaaagtaCTTGAACCCTGGCTGCAGCACTGTGCTGTCCGTCTGCCATGACACATACGCCAGCTTGCTCGAGAacctgtgaattttttaacgattgtTGATTAATTCCGAGTAAACGTTGACGAAATGCAGAAAAACACAAGACACTCTACTCCACGTACCTGTGCGAGCTCTTGACCCTGCTGCAAAACTTGAAAAGCGGTATTTTGCATATGCGCAACACCGTCGTTGTGTACGCGCAACAATTGTTCTGGTGAGCCCTCTCGAGGAGGGCCTTGCAACTCTTGGGCCCACATTTCCAGCTGCCCGCTGGCTTCTAGTGCGTCTCTTTCAAAAACTCGCAACCGCAGACAGAGTTCCAATCTCAATTTTCTGGTCGCCCAAAGCTCCTCAAGCTCCTGACGAAGCCCTGATAGACGATCCAGAGCTGCTTCAACTGCAGAAACCTGAACACATATTCACATTCAAATCACTTACAGAGACTTCGTATTAACCTTGAATCTTCTTCAGATTCTTGCAAACTGCCCTCCAAGCTGGCGTTAATAATGACAATGATGttgataatagtaataacaaattacaaataaaaatgactaACCGATCCCGTTGTGTCTGGGGCGTCAGTAGAATCTCTCAGTTCCTGAAGAAGGGCTTCTCCCTGAGCAATCGTCGAGGCACAAGCTTCGAGACAAGAGGATCTGTGCTGGGCACATTGATCCAATAGCCTTTCCGCTGTTTCAAGACTCTCTGCTACCTCATCTTGCTGGAGTTCTTGTCGCAATTCATCTACCCATCCAGAGAGCTGTAGATAGGTGATAATGAGGAATCGTTAGGTGAGAAATTTTCGAGAGATTTTATATACGAAATCATGTTTCTTCTTCGATACACTCACCTCTTTCTCATGAGTATAAAAAACAACTGCCAAATCAAGTCTACGACGTCTCTGTTCTACCCTGGCTGCAAAACTGCTGACATGCGCCTCTAGTTCCTGAGCTACGGCATAAATTTCATCCGCTGCACATTCTCCAGTGTGTGCAAGTTCCTCGGCTGCTGTTAGTAGCTTGGTGGCATTTGTATAAGTGTTCTGTAAAGGAAATATTTTGTAAGGTCAGATTGCAGTTTTATACACAGCTTCATTCCAACTGCGAATTATTAACAAGCAATCGATCGTTACCTGTGCAACATTTTCAAAGTGTTCGTGACTCTTTTGGTATACTCTAGCTTTTTGCAGATTTCTACCGACTCCTGTATTTTTTCTAATGAAAACTTCACCGTGATTTGTTAGCCAGTCCAAAACCTGCTTCACATCTTCTTGAAATAATCTGCAcaacaataatagtaacattaaaatattaataatataagtgtaaaatattaataatataagagaatatttgaagaaaatcagATAGCCACactaaaattttcgaaacaatgTAACTTGAAAAAGTTAGAAAACGGAAGCTAATCAGAACTGTGTACAACTGATAATTACCTACTGTGAAATCATCGAATCATAAGCAATGTAAACGAGATAATTGCGAACAGAGACAAAATACATATTAtcaataaaatagaataatcTTCAAGCGATAAAAGgagtatataaattttcaacaatttgtaAAGTGATTTATTGGCtactttgaataaaaatttcaattatatttcacgCTTGTGggaagaaagtaaaaaaacacATTCTCATGCATACTTCTTcaagagtaagaaaaaaaatttgtacacaaATTTTACATAGAGCATTTgtgaattttatgaaaagaCTATGACTATGACTAGTGAAAGACAAAGATGAAAGAGAAGATGAAATAATGGCTTGAAATGTGACCAAACACCATACCTCAAAGCAAGACGCTGATGCAACTTGACTTTGCGGGAATGCCATCGAGCCTCCAAAGCTCTATGATGACCAAGGATCTGATGTATGACAGCTAGGACATGAGATGCACCTGCACTGTAATCTTCAGCTGGGTTTCCACTCATACCGCCTCGTCCATCCATAACGTGCCCTTCTTGACTCTACCCAATTTTTAATCTTCATTTTATTCACTCATACAGAACACCGTATTTCATACACAAGTGTGTATAGATTGTCTAATCTCAAAATACATCTTGTGCCAATATAAAACAACACATAAAAACACCCATGCAAAGTTTCAACGAATCTAACAATAACAAACAGTTATTCCAGATTGTTAATTAGATAGATTTTACAACTTATTTGTTGACTAACATTGACAATAGTAATTATTTGTGTACCACTTATACAGAGCTAAGGGTTGGCATGCACATTGAATACAAAGGAGAATAGAAGAAAAGAACATGTTCCACTgtaggaaaaattatttcatgaatcCAAGTCAAGTCACCTTAAccaattaaaatttcaattttattaaaagagcaaagaaaaaaaaaaacagtgatttCACTCTTGCACTTGGTACAGTATAAtagaaaggaaaaaacacCACCCTTGAAATAAAACACAATTTATTAAAGAAACAGTGTCAGCCAGTTTATCAACctaaaaatatgttaaaagTGTGAGAATTGGCACTGTATATTTATTAATGGAATATTGCATGTTACACAGTgacttaaaaacaaaaaaaaatgagtatcCAAGTGCATTTAATACTcgaatttcgtgaaaattccaattttttcaggCCTCCAGATTTTGCGTCAATTCCGTTCAGAACTGCAAATTCTCACCACTACTATTGAAAATTAGTGAATAACCATTATCTGCAGAGTTAATAATAGATGATTATAAAATAAGATAAATAACAAgcgagtaaaaaattatagcaAGGTAGGAAACATAAGCAAATGCACACACAAACGTCAAACTAGCAAGCAGACGGACACACATACATGTTTTCTGATGGCGTGGTCAATCCCTTGAGGTTGGTTACAGACTTGAACAAGGTGATCCAGCTGGTAAAGGAGCTTCTTACTGGTACTGTGTACCTAAACAATATCACCATCCATACCCAAATTTTAGTAGATTCAACTTTGGTAAATATTAAACCACCTTTACCTCGGCCACAACCTGTACAGTACATAATTACGCTACAACTGATTTAATTTGtagtttattctttttctatcAGGGATAAGTTTACTATTGATATATTGAACATCTCACAGCGCTAACGAGCCAAAACCAGTGTCATCTACTCtatttacatatacgtatagtaacttctttaaaaaaatgtatgactCTCTACtattgaaagtgaaaaagagaTTGCGCAGGTTTGACATTCCAGTTGACTGGCGAAATATATATGCAACGGTTATTAGCTCGTCAGAAAAACATTGCTACAGAAACAGGAAGACAGGACATCAAATATGTATTCAGTGGAACATAATgacgaaaatacaaaaatatttcgaaagaaatgagtatttgaaaaattcgtaaGCAAAAACGTGATTGAGAACGCGggtttatatattttatttttcgtcattacGTTCTACCCGAACTGGAATAATTATCCGTGGtaaggtataataatactgTCCGAGTGTTATTTTGATGCATGGGAAAATTGGATTATTAGGATATATTTCCAATAGCACCGGGATACCAAGCTAGCATTGGACAGCCACCAGCTAGaaactataaaaaaatatttcgtacaTAATTGACGTGAAATTCATCCACCCCAGTGCTGCTGGTTGTACTTGCGCTATGGCAAACGTGGAGCATTGAGCCCAGCCCACTCAAAAGCGCTTGATACGCGTTGTATACCTGTTAAATATGACAATGACTTACCAAACAGACGTTGCGGTctatttgaattaaaatttacacaataactttaaaataacaatggtaaaaaagaaagttgaaataaaacatagtaagaaaaaatatgcgCCATGCAATCCGTTATGCCATTTGTTTACTTTGTACTGCATTTTGGTTAAGATTACTTAAATGATCTTGATTTAAACCATCGTAACGTAAATAAACATAATGCTATTTATGCTATATCTTGTCAAACCACCAAAGCACCTAATCCTGATCATGAACCATTGAATATAACTGAACATACATCTGCCcagattttgattttttgcgatcaaatttagaaaaatgtaCAAGCAAtggttataaaaatatagGTGAATACAAAAGAGAGGATCATTAAAACAGCAGTGAGCTAGTTATTTGCAAGCCAATgtcaatgaaaatataaaaacctTTAAATTTTGATGATTGCATCATAAGATTAAAATTATGGAACAATAATGTGTTGCTCAGTAATTACCTCACTAATAGTTTTCATTTCAGCCATTCACCATAAATAATCATTCGAATTAATGATATTACCCAAAACAAGAATAAGTTTCATACAATTCTGTAAACCACTGTAGTAAATTACAGAATtgcagtgaaaaattttaaactcaCCTCGGTGTAAGCTTGACACATAGCTTCGTAGAGAGTTTGATGCTGTCTGATGTGAGATTCAAGAACTGCAATTTCACTGGGTAAATTTGTTGCATCGCATGCTTGACTCCATCCGGCAACGCTATCTACGTATTGCTCTGCCTTGTGATGAAAGACAACGCTCAAACCAAGAACTGCGGTACGCTCGTCAAGTCCTGCCGCAAATTCTTTCCAAGCTCTGTCCAGTCTTCCAGCAACGGCGCGAACGTGACCAGCCGCGTAATGTTGAGTTTCTAGAAGTCTACCAGCCATCGTTAATATTCTATTAATATTAACGTAAACGTTCATCGAACTCATGGTATCGTGCTTGTGATTTTCTTGCAATGTTTTAGCTGCTTGATAAGATCTACCAATCTCCACgtaatttttgagaaattcttCCCTGTTGTGGCATATCCAATCAAACATTTTCTCGCAATCTTGCTCGAACAAGCGAAGTTGGAAGCACTGGTctaatttcatcttctttaTGTGCCAAAGTTGCAGAAGATGTTGCTGCGCTGCGTGAACGGAATCCAAATGCTGGATAACCAGTGCAGCCAGGGCCCGGCCATCGGGATCTGCTCCACCAGTGGCTCCAGCCTCAATACTGCCGCCTTCTCCGCCTGTTCCGCTCATTCCTAGACACCAATAATTGACCAAAGGATCTAAATAAACTGTACTGCTACttttgaatgaatttcatcaCTTAGCAGTGTACACTGAGAGTGTAATTTTTACATACCGCTGTTGAAGCGTTGAAGCAGACGTTGTCCGACTACTTCAACCTCTTCGACAGGTACTTTCatgattttcttcttcatttcatTGTGAAGATCGATGCCATGTTTAGCACCTCCAACATCATCGGCAAAGTCATTGCGACTGAGATCCTCTTGCAGATCGTCCAATCTGTCGAGCAGGTCTGCGGCCTGCCAAGTAAAATCCTCTACAGCGAGCCGAGTGTCGATCCATTGAGCGTGATCGTACTGAAGCGTTCCATCTAAATCGGCAGTGAGCTGAGAGGGGTCTATCACCTTGCTCAATGCTTCAAGGCTGATCATGTTGGtctgaaagtgaaaaaaaagaaaaatcgatgtGTTATTATGAGTAACACGTCAATCGCTAAAAGTAATTGTCAATCGTTTATTTATATCCACCCGTAATTGAAAGAAAGATATGCTGCTGACGCAATTACATGAGGATTCATGCGATATAGACAAACGAGTTGCATATTGGTTTTTAAAGGTCAGCTCCTCTACCAAAGTGTAATCCGGTGCTCGAGACATGCGTGTGAATGCAAGTGAGATTGTGAATGTGAAGTTCAATAATGCTGCAATGTATTTACTCTTGGCACCAATGTTTGCGGTACAATGGGGAGGAGGGCTTCACATTTTGCTGCATCAGTGAATTTAATGAACGCTCCATACAAAACTGACATTGTGCCAAACTAGGGCACAAGACCCTGCTGCTACTGCAGCAGAGGCCTTGCACAATTCCTATATAGCTCTGCTATTCACCCCTTACCTATTATTGATTCTAATATTTACCTCAAACTTGTATTTGTGGCTGCCCAACGAGGTCCTTTGTTTCTGCCAAAAGTTGTCAGGCTTTATGATAAAGGCAACATGTACTGATCCGGGAAAATGTTCGTGTAAAACCTGAAAGTgtcaattgaaattcattgtcGTACAGCCAAATATTTGCACTGTCACAATTACGCTCAAGTCTCAGTTTTCTGTAAACAAACCTTGAGAATTGGTTTCACTGTACCCCAGGTAGCTCCACGCATATCAACGACGACGGTGAAACCAAGCCCCCTTGCTTCATCATTAGGAATGGCTAGAAGATACTGTAAAAGACGACGATAATCTTCTGGTTTAGCACGTTCTCGTCTCGGAGTAGTGGGAAAGACGAGAACGGGACCGCCGCGGCGATCGCGTCCACCCGGTAATATCGCTAGTCGTTCTTGTAGCAGAGGAAGTACCTCTGCCGCTCGAGTGCCATCCATTTCGTCGGTACCCTAGTGAGCATCCGACCTGAAAATCAACTGATGAATAACAAGTTCAATGCAGGGAAAGGAATGGAAGTAACATTAGAGGATGAGACATAATGAGACATAATGAGACAAATGATAAAGAACGGACTGTATTTTCAGTAGATCCATTGAAATCaagaaaattcatcaattttattcgataTCAAAGAATAGTAAaagaatgaattaaaataagagaaaatcACATTCCTGTCCTTTTCGGTGCTGAAACAGTTCACTGCCACAAAAGCTGATAAGATAAACTTGAGTAAAATTGGATAGCCTGACCAGAAACGGTCAGAGAGTACTGCAGAAAGGGCGAAGAATTCtgatgaaaaacttttctacTTACTCAATATTAGCGATCAAAGTGACTAACGAAATACTTGGTATTTTAACATATGACTGTGTTAAAATAGATCATTAGCAGTAAGCCTTGGATGTTCTTTGAACTGAGTATCACATCGCTGATAAGTCAATGGTTTCACACAAACAAGTATGGAAATGTTACACGtacaatatacaatataacaatgaaataacaTCTAGTGAATAAAGATTaatgcagaaaattttttcctttaaaTGTAACTCACTCACATAAgactgaatgaaaaattatggtACAATCATTAACTTTATTTATATAGATTTAAGAACATACAGATTGTATTTTCCACGTTCAAACAATTCTAGCAAACAATGAATTCAACAATAAAAGTACTTTAACATTTGTCAAAAATGCCTGAGATGGCCTTGATATGTTAAATATAGTATGCAGCAAGAGGAAACATCATTTCTGAAAATTAATATCTACGAGAAACGTGTTCCCTGGTAAAagattgttattgttattattatgattattctGAGCAGGACAAAGATTctaggaaatttttcattcttcaggAGTCAAGAGGTAATTCTCATACAGGGAAACGAGGCACAAAGAACAACGAGATGAGAATAATAATCGTTT is a window encoding:
- the LOC124297546 gene encoding kalirin isoform X1, with translation MDGTRAAEVLPLLQERLAILPGGRDRRGGPVLVFPTTPRRERAKPEDYRRLLQYLLAIPNDEARGLGFTVVVDMRGATWGTVKPILKVLHEHFPGSVHVAFIIKPDNFWQKQRTSLGSHKYKFETNMISLEALSKVIDPSQLTADLDGTLQYDHAQWIDTRLAVEDFTWQAADLLDRLDDLQEDLSRNDFADDVGGAKHGIDLHNEMKKKIMKVPVEEVEVVGQRLLQRFNSGMSGTGGEGGSIEAGATGGADPDGRALAALVIQHLDSVHAAQQHLLQLWHIKKMKLDQCFQLRLFEQDCEKMFDWICHNREEFLKNYVEIGRSYQAAKTLQENHKHDTMSSMNVYVNINRILTMAGRLLETQHYAAGHVRAVAGRLDRAWKEFAAGLDERTAVLGLSVVFHHKAEQYVDSVAGWSQACDATNLPSEIAVLESHIRQHQTLYEAMCQAYTEVYNAYQALLSGLGSMLHVCHSASTTSSTGVDEFHVNYSQEGHVMDGRGGMSGNPAEDYSAGASHVLAVIHQILGHHRALEARWHSRKVKLHQRLALRLFQEDVKQVLDWLTNHGEVFIRKNTGVGRNLQKARVYQKSHEHFENVAQNTYTNATKLLTAAEELAHTGECAADEIYAVAQELEAHVSSFAARVEQRRRRLDLAVVFYTHEKELSGWVDELRQELQQDEVAESLETAERLLDQCAQHRSSCLEACASTIAQGEALLQELRDSTDAPDTTGSVSAVEAALDRLSGLRQELEELWATRKLRLELCLRLRVFERDALEASGQLEMWAQELQGPPREGSPEQLLRVHNDGVAHMQNTAFQVLQQGQELAQVLEQAGVCVMADGQHSAAARVQVLLEFLNEREMDAEDLAEMRRVRLEQAAQLVQLQADATHVANWIRNGEAMLLASLRVPENLQDAEQLRLEHEQFQVAIEKTHTSAVQVKHRADALVSANHYDPKSIRDVAEDVTKRWQQLVTCAEERHKLVTASINFYKTAEQVRSVLDSLEREYRRDEDWCASGDKGGQVPTLVGKHQEQKEAFLKACTLVRRTAETFLKYTNRSLQFYSYQTSSAGSEGKVKSILEELLSKENKVLEHWTQRKKRLDQCHQYVLFERSAKQALEWIRETGELYLATHTNVGKNRAENEQLLQEHNEFKGAAKETRERVKLLIQLADNLVEKGHAHAAAIKQSVAEVDQRYKDFSLRMDCYKTQIEGDLGIQSDDGHKDLAIDRNSDPLLEEKIKGKDLKELNEEKRRSARRKEFIMAELLQTERTYVKDLETCIRCFFEETRSGRGNVPAGLQGRESMIFSNMEEIYQFHSDIFLRELEKYETMPEDVGHCFVTWAAKFDMYVTYCKNKPESNQLLVAHGGTWFEDLQRKHRVEHPIAAYLIKPVQRITKYQLLLKDLQACCQEGQGEIKDGLEVMLNVPKKANDALHLSLLEGCDVRIDTLGDVVLQDSFTVWDPKQLIRKGRDRHIFLFELYLLFSKEVKDSAGKVKYIYKSRLMTSELGVTEHIEGDECKFAVWTGRAPTSDTRVVLRANSLEAKQLWVKRLREVIQETYFSLSMPKSPAKKSSSQRSSRDLEECASLDDSVENLDRNSLASFGSTNTTDSDKTGVAEMTWVVADHSAAPGSRELTVSKGQQVEVLENGTGEWTLVRLSVAPGQSDNPPLEGLVPTAVLKQPPTTACKTSPSRKAPSQSTIPVAQQSVNAEDTELGTSDGGGSASTSSPGNKRRVFSGRKWLPPPLRKLSQGKVEKSSASTPDRLPPLKKTGSDKRFKLPSGDKSGRAASEGEEEEDVEGEDGETPAFLEQNGGEDGEDDLELPPPMKPITEPIVVVTGNGPPGSTIPDELSGKRGSENSMSSLDGATSADLAEIEQIVKERMEQHTENQERNSLQRVPSKATGSEDGVSLGVSAVEETDPESAAIVKRQFVISELVETERLYVSDLKQIVEGYMALMRDPDSEIPLPEDLRGGKDKMVFGNIEAIYEWHRDFFLKALEHCLERPQDLGPLFKKYERKLHMYVVYCQNKPVSEYIVSEHIDTYFEELRQKLGHRLQLCDLLIKPVQRIMKYQLLLREALRLTEKTQNHSEIEGLRAAAHVMHIIPKAANDMMDVGRLQGFDGKITAQGKLLLHGPLLVCEIGNVPVRGREWQVFLFEQNIIFSEAVGKKTQFTNPAYIYKAHIQVNKMSLDELGDDPERFVIRSTDPRKPGLGFSCAAVDENEARKQEWVDTITAILQTQRDFLKAIQSPIAYQKELTKDPLRGSTPEPVIQAAVSVPPMLTVSGAANKERSNQRKTQLIQRSHTAGGLDGDALPPRTPSPTKSRLNFLEGFRNTLRARSPVRNNSIPHDGWWFYCTSYCWVAPGARVRLAADWVKLHAGDELVVSHLDGPGLVVSPIDAKEELWIPASFIPNSSISRAWSFRPRKIDPDQAVSSPQKGLGEKMPPKVLSVLTPVRVTAGEVARLSIEIARAEGATIVWRKEGESHDIVPSERHRLYHNSGFIYLEISRCRPVDSGAYICSIQCDNGSCSTKISLNVTGGNGTTWARILGTTKVEVDWECHDTGSCNLEYRTIPSLEWITIIKEVKTRPTVLELLPGTSYSFRIVAKTGNATSPSAVITLPMDEGISWEAEQFVGRYLELDELGKGRFAVVRRARDRGTGHEVALKQTPRHKQSRSFTRSEYDLLASTHHANIVRAFALFENAPQPGVDTIVLELVRGPMLFTYLCEKKEYTEAAASKYTSQLLSALDWLHTRHFAHLDVKPENVLVDQETEIVKLVDLGEAVRGPVEEVVPPADLEFAAPELVLGRPTGRHTDMWATGVFIYVLLSGLSPFLDDSVEETTANILKCDFCFPDEYFKKVSNDAKDLLGRLLCLHGEDRASAENCLESPWFKIPKGTTIPSSRMAAFTERRAHCSKSHQDHNDSFYS